A region of Nostoc sp. 'Peltigera membranacea cyanobiont' N6 DNA encodes the following proteins:
- a CDS encoding PAS domain-containing protein, with protein sequence MLTTTRYSTDRHDKLARLIGVCVDSTFRVAKVGLRESEIRFHSIFNGTFQFIQLLIKEGIVLEVNQTALNFSGLQPQHVVELSDWEIWWTRLESLQSLQYLLSSGPTVIYTCKSSGNFRSRFISENIVTFTAYKAREALEHPGFWSSHLHSVLQSFERSSNVKRILGTGLRMAIIKKCLDMY encoded by the coding sequence ATGCTTACTACCACGCGCTATAGTACTGACAGACACGACAAATTGGCTCGCCTCATTGGAGTTTGTGTGGATAGTACCTTCCGTGTAGCAAAAGTAGGATTGCGTGAGAGTGAAATACGATTTCACAGCATCTTCAACGGCACTTTCCAGTTTATCCAATTGCTTATAAAAGAAGGCATTGTGCTAGAAGTAAACCAAACAGCACTCAACTTTAGCGGACTACAACCACAACATGTAGTTGAGCTTTCAGATTGGGAAATATGGTGGACGCGACTTGAAAGCCTTCAATCTCTGCAATATTTACTCTCTTCCGGCCCTACAGTAATTTACACCTGTAAGAGTTCAGGAAATTTTCGTAGTAGATTTATAAGCGAAAATATTGTCACTTTTACGGCTTATAAAGCGCGGGAAGCACTTGAACATCCTGGCTTTTGGTCTAGCCATCTCCATTCGGTATTGCAATCTTTTGAGCGCAGCAGTAATGTCAAGCGTATACTAGGCACTGGATTAAGAATGGCAATTATCAAAAAATGTTTGGATATGTACTAA
- a CDS encoding EAL domain-containing response regulator, with amino-acid sequence MPKILIIEDEEAVRENLLDLLEAEDFETIAAANGRIGVHLAICEVPDLILCDLMMPEVDGYGVLTALRQDPSTATIPFIFLTAKSAKSDFRLGMDMGADDYITKPFTRAELLSAIMNRLEKHATLKRYLSPQTVINNLSPKMQLLEISLHRAIKQHNFQEFEIYYQPIVDINSGKIVAAESLLRWQSPELGMIYPTEFIPLAESTGLIVPIGKWVLKSVCKQLKSWRDIGINSLIVAVNLSAIEFNQPDFIHKIVNFIGINNLEPDDLELELTESMIMQDVNSAIATMSKLQSLGIKIAIDDFGTGYSSLIYLKNLPINTLKIDRYFIHNVAKDPQKSAITKALIQMAHNLNLNVIAEGVETEAELAFLRQHNCNSMQGFLFSCPLPAAEFENFLLTNKCLYV; translated from the coding sequence ATGCCCAAAATTTTAATAATAGAAGATGAGGAAGCAGTCCGTGAAAATCTTTTAGATTTGCTAGAAGCTGAGGACTTTGAAACTATTGCTGCGGCAAATGGCAGAATCGGTGTACATTTAGCTATCTGCGAAGTTCCTGATTTAATTCTCTGCGATCTGATGATGCCAGAAGTTGACGGTTATGGCGTGTTAACAGCGTTACGTCAAGATCCTTCAACGGCAACAATTCCCTTCATTTTTCTCACTGCCAAATCTGCCAAATCTGACTTCCGTCTAGGTATGGATATGGGTGCTGATGACTATATAACTAAGCCATTCACTCGGGCTGAGTTATTAAGTGCCATCATGAACAGGTTAGAAAAGCACGCTACTTTAAAAAGGTATTTATCTCCTCAGACTGTAATTAACAATTTGTCTCCCAAAATGCAGTTGTTAGAAATTAGCTTACATCGGGCTATCAAACAACATAATTTTCAAGAGTTTGAAATCTATTATCAACCAATAGTTGATATTAATTCTGGGAAAATAGTAGCTGCTGAAAGTTTATTGCGCTGGCAAAGTCCAGAATTGGGGATGATTTACCCAACAGAATTTATTCCGTTAGCAGAGTCTACGGGTTTAATTGTTCCAATTGGTAAATGGGTATTAAAAAGTGTATGTAAACAATTAAAAAGCTGGCGCGATATCGGAATTAATTCCTTGATTGTTGCTGTAAATCTATCAGCTATCGAATTTAATCAACCAGATTTTATTCATAAAATAGTCAACTTTATAGGGATCAATAATTTAGAACCAGATGACTTAGAGCTAGAACTAACTGAAAGCATGATTATGCAAGATGTAAATAGTGCGATCGCTACTATGAGCAAACTGCAATCTTTGGGTATAAAAATTGCTATTGATGATTTTGGGACAGGCTACTCTTCTTTGATATATCTGAAAAACTTACCAATCAATACATTAAAAATCGACCGTTATTTTATTCATAATGTTGCAAAAGATCCACAAAAATCAGCCATTACTAAAGCATTAATTCAGATGGCTCATAATCTCAATTTAAATGTAATTGCTGAAGGTGTAGAGACGGAAGCAGAACTAGCTTTTTTGCGCCAACACAACTGTAATTCTATGCAAGGTTTTCTATTTAGTTGTCCATTACCAGCAGCAGAATTTGAAAATTTTTTATTGACTAACAAATGCTTATATGTGTGA